From a single Cyclobacterium marinum DSM 745 genomic region:
- a CDS encoding helix-turn-helix domain-containing protein, translating into MDEIIERLENLQRLIESQGIYTKEVLNFNEACQYLELSQSHLYKLTSGGNIPHYKPNGKKLYFKRTELESWLLRNRNSTQEEIDRRAADYLIKKGRVKL; encoded by the coding sequence ATGGACGAAATAATTGAACGTCTTGAAAATCTCCAACGCCTAATTGAGAGCCAGGGGATTTACACGAAAGAAGTTTTAAACTTCAATGAGGCTTGCCAGTACTTGGAGCTTTCACAGTCACACTTATACAAGTTGACAAGTGGAGGTAATATTCCACACTACAAGCCCAACGGAAAGAAGCTCTATTTCAAGAGAACTGAGTTAGAAAGCTGGTTGCTTCGCAACCGCAATTCCACTCAGGAGGAAATAGACCGCAGAGCTGCGGATTACCTAATCAAGAAAGGGAGGGTAAAGCTATGA
- a CDS encoding BT4734/BF3469 family protein has protein sequence MEISREAILSKTHYGLNIYAHVLRQYYQGETVLSLSGRDCKPAKNPFNADKPTLMVKIVDGIATHTDTEEAIAQGNVFDFASLHFSLEGQALLEKINEELYLRIGKERGFYHQEETQPAVAIPEIQKPTPPVFSYFKKPVSNVKPSRQVSLIEVYHLIKGNDFASSTSTLRNISEPKDARKYKAQNFDYVTFSGSFSKRNDANLQRHSGLLTIDFDHIEDIPTLKQSLLNDHYFETELLFVSPSGDGLKWVIPIDLTQAKHQDYFKAVANYVSHTYQLEVDQSGKDISRACFLPSDTDIFINPKYI, from the coding sequence ATGGAGATAAGTAGAGAAGCCATTTTAAGCAAAACACACTACGGCTTAAATATTTATGCCCATGTGTTACGCCAATACTATCAGGGTGAAACAGTCCTATCCCTTTCGGGAAGGGACTGCAAACCTGCTAAGAATCCATTCAATGCAGACAAGCCTACATTGATGGTTAAAATAGTTGATGGCATTGCTACGCATACCGATACAGAAGAAGCCATTGCACAGGGCAATGTCTTTGATTTTGCTTCATTGCATTTCAGCCTCGAAGGGCAAGCCCTTCTCGAAAAGATCAATGAGGAACTATATCTGAGAATTGGTAAGGAAAGAGGTTTTTATCATCAAGAGGAAACGCAACCTGCGGTTGCTATTCCTGAAATTCAAAAGCCTACACCGCCAGTATTCAGCTATTTCAAAAAGCCTGTTTCTAATGTGAAACCAAGTCGTCAAGTCTCCTTGATTGAGGTGTACCACCTCATCAAAGGCAATGATTTTGCTTCGTCTACAAGTACACTTCGCAATATCTCCGAGCCAAAGGATGCCCGAAAGTATAAGGCTCAAAATTTCGATTATGTGACCTTCTCAGGCTCATTCTCTAAACGGAATGATGCAAACCTCCAAAGACATTCAGGTTTGCTTACAATCGATTTTGACCACATTGAAGACATCCCTACACTCAAGCAATCATTACTAAATGACCATTATTTTGAAACGGAGCTACTGTTTGTATCTCCTTCAGGCGATGGGTTGAAATGGGTAATACCAATTGACTTGACACAGGCAAAACACCAGGACTATTTCAAGGCAGTGGCAAACTATGTTTCCCATACCTATCAATTAGAAGTAGACCAGTCAGGAAAGGACATTTCAAGAGCATGCTTCCTTCCAAGCGATACAGACATATTCATCAATCCTAAATACATATAG
- a CDS encoding helix-turn-helix domain-containing protein, whose protein sequence is MTEVFDMLLTLAQDIKTIKAYLLNFHKSRLEQFSDEWIDGQVVMQTLHISKRTLQSLRDSGVLPYSRINGKFYYKVSDMEALLESNYSPSKSKHYGDK, encoded by the coding sequence ATGACAGAGGTATTCGATATGCTCCTGACACTTGCACAGGACATCAAAACAATCAAAGCTTACCTCCTCAATTTTCATAAGTCACGATTGGAGCAATTCAGTGACGAATGGATTGATGGACAGGTAGTGATGCAAACGCTGCACATTAGCAAAAGAACCCTTCAATCCCTTCGGGATAGTGGGGTTCTTCCCTACAGCCGAATCAATGGCAAGTTCTATTACAAAGTTTCCGACATGGAAGCTTTACTGGAATCCAACTACTCACCTTCAAAATCAAAGCATTATGGAGATAAGTAG
- a CDS encoding helix-turn-helix domain-containing protein — MDNFGSRLKTLRTKQGLLMRQVAAAADVDTSMISKFENGDRLPTRRQIEKLALILNVTEQELLIQAYSEKIASDLIKEPLAEEIVELALKKLQLKK; from the coding sequence ATGGACAACTTCGGTTCTAGACTGAAAACATTAAGAACAAAACAAGGGCTATTAATGCGACAAGTCGCTGCTGCTGCAGATGTGGACACCTCTATGATAAGCAAGTTTGAGAACGGTGATCGGCTTCCAACAAGAAGACAAATTGAAAAACTCGCTTTGATTTTAAATGTTACAGAACAGGAATTATTGATTCAAGCATATAGTGAAAAAATTGCATCCGATTTAATCAAAGAACCGCTAGCTGAGGAAATTGTAGAACTGGCATTAAAAAAATTACAACTGAAAAAATGA
- a CDS encoding DUF3987 domain-containing protein — MERKTFNPLEWLDKPDQQVKVTEQSNYTTNTQLEEVERIIQGIEANRVDVTSAYSDWVNIGFAFADEFGETGRNLFHRVSQYHPEYSTQECDKQFDNCMKARGQGVSLKTFFYHAKEAGIPLSTPKEERQDYSPASRSEKQSKNLNTKAEIKKEPEQMPTFPDSLFPELPEFLQKAIQIATSNEERDILLLGSLVAISACLPKVSGIYDGKRVYSNLFLFITAQASAGKGRLVHCRQLVNPVHKEFREQAKLHKQHYELELAEYNANKGKVEGIEKPEKPPEKMLFIPANNSSTGAYQLLGDSDGKGLIFETEGDTLAHAFKSDYGNYSDGFRKAFHHETISYYRRTDREYVDIESPCLSTVLSGTPKQVAALIPNAENGLFSRFIFYYMNVRPVWKNVFASQTPNGLDDYFDALGNEFFNLYSFLKTGQDVQFFLTADQQDQFNQFFGQIQEKYMSIQGIDYMATIRRLGLIAYRFCMIFSALRIMETGETSSKMICEERDFQASLAMVKVLVKHSSKVFAELPEDVQKPTRLNRKEKFLNKLPKHFNRQKYLEVATALSIPHKTAEGYVTDFCKSNVIHRESQDNYINTSIEENEEVKDTKES; from the coding sequence ATGGAGCGAAAAACATTCAATCCGTTGGAATGGCTTGATAAGCCAGACCAACAAGTAAAAGTTACAGAGCAAAGCAATTACACTACAAATACACAACTCGAAGAAGTTGAAAGAATCATTCAAGGCATTGAGGCCAACCGTGTAGATGTTACCTCCGCTTACAGCGATTGGGTAAACATCGGCTTTGCCTTTGCGGATGAGTTTGGTGAGACAGGTAGAAACCTGTTTCACCGTGTTAGTCAATATCATCCTGAGTATTCCACACAGGAATGCGACAAGCAGTTTGATAATTGTATGAAGGCAAGAGGTCAGGGAGTTTCCCTGAAAACCTTCTTTTATCATGCCAAGGAAGCAGGAATACCATTGAGTACTCCAAAGGAGGAAAGACAGGACTACAGCCCTGCAAGCAGGTCTGAGAAACAAAGCAAGAATCTCAACACTAAGGCAGAAATCAAGAAAGAACCGGAGCAAATGCCAACATTTCCTGATTCCTTATTTCCTGAACTTCCTGAGTTTTTGCAAAAGGCAATACAGATAGCCACTTCCAATGAGGAAAGAGACATTTTACTCCTTGGCTCCTTAGTGGCCATTAGTGCCTGTTTACCCAAAGTGTCAGGAATCTATGATGGCAAGCGTGTATACTCCAATCTGTTTCTGTTCATTACCGCCCAAGCCTCGGCAGGTAAAGGTCGTTTGGTGCATTGTCGCCAATTAGTGAATCCAGTACACAAAGAGTTTCGGGAACAAGCAAAACTCCACAAGCAACATTACGAACTGGAATTGGCTGAATACAACGCCAACAAAGGGAAAGTTGAAGGAATTGAGAAACCCGAGAAGCCACCCGAAAAGATGCTCTTTATCCCTGCCAATAACAGCTCCACAGGAGCTTATCAATTATTGGGTGATAGTGATGGTAAAGGACTGATATTTGAAACTGAGGGTGACACACTTGCACATGCTTTTAAGAGCGATTACGGAAATTATAGTGACGGCTTTAGAAAAGCCTTTCACCATGAGACTATTTCCTACTATCGCAGGACAGACCGTGAATATGTGGACATAGAAAGCCCTTGCCTTTCTACTGTCTTGTCAGGTACGCCCAAGCAAGTAGCTGCCTTAATCCCGAATGCAGAAAACGGCTTATTCAGCCGTTTCATATTCTATTACATGAATGTTCGGCCAGTGTGGAAGAATGTATTTGCTTCGCAAACACCAAATGGTTTAGACGACTACTTTGATGCGTTAGGCAATGAGTTCTTCAATCTTTACAGTTTCTTAAAAACTGGACAGGATGTTCAATTCTTTCTCACTGCTGACCAGCAAGACCAGTTCAATCAGTTCTTTGGTCAGATTCAGGAAAAATACATGAGTATTCAGGGAATCGACTACATGGCAACCATCCGAAGATTAGGATTAATCGCCTATCGTTTCTGCATGATATTCTCCGCTTTGCGGATCATGGAAACAGGTGAAACATCATCCAAGATGATTTGTGAAGAAAGAGACTTTCAAGCTTCGCTTGCTATGGTAAAAGTGTTGGTAAAGCATTCGAGTAAAGTATTTGCAGAACTCCCGGAAGATGTACAGAAACCTACTCGTTTAAACAGGAAAGAGAAGTTCTTGAATAAGCTGCCCAAGCATTTCAACCGCCAAAAGTATCTTGAAGTGGCTACCGCTTTAAGTATTCCTCATAAAACAGCAGAAGGGTATGTTACTGACTTCTGTAAATCCAATGTGATTCATCGAGAGTCTCAGGACAACTACATAAACACTTCGATTGAGGAAAATGAGGAAGTTAAGGATACTAAGGAAAGTTAA
- a CDS encoding Fur family transcriptional regulator, producing MDRIEEIFKIKDVKPTAVRIVVLRYLLEQKKAQSLKDIEVGLDQSDRSSIFRTLKTFEDHKVIHSIEDGSGMTKYAVCVEGCNCDPEDLHYHFYCTSCEMTFCLLDHPIPLVNLPNNFKMAQANMVIKGLCDKCNQ from the coding sequence ATGGACAGAATAGAAGAAATATTTAAAATTAAGGACGTAAAGCCGACTGCTGTAAGGATAGTAGTACTGCGCTACCTATTAGAACAAAAGAAAGCACAGTCTTTAAAGGACATTGAAGTTGGTCTCGATCAATCAGACAGAAGTTCAATTTTTCGCACACTAAAAACTTTTGAAGATCATAAGGTGATCCATAGTATCGAAGATGGCTCAGGGATGACCAAGTATGCTGTATGTGTAGAAGGCTGCAATTGCGATCCAGAAGACCTTCATTATCATTTCTATTGCACTTCATGTGAAATGACTTTTTGCCTTTTAGACCACCCTATTCCTTTAGTCAATCTACCAAATAATTTTAAAATGGCACAAGCTAACATGGTCATTAAAGGATTATGCGATAAGTGTAACCAATAA
- a CDS encoding Piwi domain-containing protein codes for MANHTFNILTFNHPQEEQTFYFTDQEQDNLTRIYKSLVPDEVIEKYGEQDHYYTSFTVEKDGFLAVSKPTTPLFETKTTEAGEERSYTIRNSTFSSSVLKRYYNSLIHSHFKEKGFLVKPNFVSDTEVWLPSAKQDTTGKYKIFDRFSLKVQFKTVSDSLELLVTFEGKSKIFKVPVSTLLEDVSPTDINWVVYEKGLYRFDELPDSGKREYDKVYPVWTFEIRDALMQGTEAPDKTNKYKKFREGIDKFYNQYLNTEEFKAIIPITSNGFIPVNKINVGSVNNSSNRLLFGEQKSGIVPMDGMKEHGPFDFSSTSKIHFFFIFHKDDQHIAQKMDGYFKGSEFGFKGLTKFIHTPYHTEKGFSIRFEDRDNPWPEIYEAVTNKHFESDIQYIAIYISPFSKNSPDKSRRKIYYKLKELLLKEGVSSQVIDGEKVMTNEKYYYSLPNIAIAILAKLNGTPWKLDTKLKNELIVGIGAFRNSEVDIQYIGSAFSFANNGKFNRFECFQKDQTKELAGSIIRAVKEYANVNTGIKRLVIHFYKSMRQDELQPIEDGLKDLGLDIPVFIVSINKTESSDIVAFDNSWKDLMPMSGTFIKVGYNKFLLFNNTRYNPKFYSFHDGFPFPIKLKIFCTEKELVEEYKTVKELIDQVYQFSRMYWKSVRQQNLPVTIKYPEMVAEMLPHFDGNEIPEFGKDNLWFL; via the coding sequence ATGGCCAACCATACCTTCAATATACTCACATTCAATCACCCTCAGGAAGAACAAACCTTTTACTTCACTGACCAGGAACAAGACAACCTCACAAGGATTTACAAATCCTTAGTACCAGATGAGGTCATTGAAAAGTATGGAGAGCAAGACCATTATTATACATCATTTACAGTTGAGAAGGACGGATTCTTAGCAGTATCCAAACCAACAACTCCTTTATTTGAAACCAAGACAACTGAGGCAGGTGAAGAACGCTCATATACTATTCGCAATTCTACCTTCTCATCTTCAGTACTAAAGCGATATTACAATTCGCTTATTCATAGTCATTTCAAAGAGAAGGGCTTTTTAGTAAAGCCCAATTTTGTAAGTGATACAGAAGTTTGGCTTCCAAGTGCCAAACAAGACACCACAGGCAAGTACAAGATATTCGACCGCTTCTCACTCAAAGTACAGTTTAAGACAGTTTCCGACAGTCTTGAATTGTTGGTGACATTTGAAGGTAAATCCAAAATCTTCAAAGTTCCTGTCTCCACTCTTTTAGAGGATGTATCACCGACAGATATTAATTGGGTAGTGTATGAAAAGGGTCTGTACCGTTTTGATGAGTTACCTGATAGCGGTAAAAGAGAATATGACAAGGTGTATCCAGTATGGACTTTCGAAATCAGAGATGCATTAATGCAAGGAACGGAAGCCCCGGACAAAACCAATAAGTACAAAAAGTTTAGAGAGGGAATCGACAAGTTCTACAATCAATACCTGAATACAGAGGAGTTCAAAGCAATCATTCCAATTACCTCCAATGGATTCATACCAGTTAATAAAATCAATGTCGGGTCAGTCAACAATTCCAGTAACCGACTTTTATTCGGTGAACAAAAGTCTGGTATTGTGCCAATGGATGGAATGAAAGAGCATGGCCCATTTGATTTCAGCTCTACTTCTAAAATCCACTTCTTTTTCATCTTCCATAAAGATGATCAACACATCGCCCAGAAGATGGACGGTTATTTCAAAGGATCAGAATTTGGCTTCAAAGGATTGACCAAGTTTATTCATACGCCTTACCATACTGAAAAAGGGTTCAGTATAAGATTTGAAGACAGAGACAATCCATGGCCAGAAATCTATGAAGCGGTTACCAACAAACATTTTGAATCAGATATTCAGTACATCGCTATTTATATCAGTCCATTCTCCAAGAACTCACCAGACAAATCAAGAAGGAAGATATACTACAAGCTGAAAGAATTGCTTTTAAAGGAGGGTGTATCCTCACAGGTAATTGATGGAGAAAAGGTAATGACTAATGAAAAGTACTATTACAGCTTACCGAATATTGCAATTGCCATTTTAGCCAAGTTGAACGGTACGCCTTGGAAACTGGATACCAAGCTCAAGAACGAATTGATTGTAGGGATTGGAGCATTCAGAAACTCAGAGGTAGATATACAATATATTGGCAGTGCTTTTAGCTTCGCTAACAATGGGAAATTCAACCGTTTTGAGTGCTTCCAAAAAGACCAAACAAAGGAGTTAGCAGGTTCAATTATCAGAGCAGTAAAAGAGTATGCAAACGTCAATACAGGCATCAAACGGCTTGTGATCCACTTCTACAAGAGTATGAGGCAAGATGAACTACAACCGATAGAAGACGGCCTCAAAGACCTTGGATTAGACATTCCAGTATTTATAGTTTCCATCAACAAGACAGAATCCTCGGACATTGTTGCATTTGATAACAGTTGGAAAGACCTTATGCCAATGAGTGGCACATTCATAAAGGTTGGGTACAATAAATTCCTGCTATTCAACAACACAAGATACAACCCAAAATTCTACAGCTTCCATGACGGCTTTCCGTTCCCGATAAAGCTGAAAATCTTTTGCACAGAAAAAGAGCTGGTAGAGGAATATAAGACCGTAAAAGAATTGATTGATCAGGTATATCAGTTCAGCCGGATGTATTGGAAATCAGTAAGACAACAGAACTTACCAGTTACCATCAAATACCCTGAAATGGTCGCAGAAATGCTCCCTCATTTTGATGGTAATGAAATACCTGAATTTGGAAAAGACAACCTTTGGTTCTTGTAA
- a CDS encoding helix-turn-helix domain-containing protein — translation MSSNIRVPKICQHCGTEFIAKTTVTKFCGDNCAKRAYKKRKRDQKVQEIAPTAVQKQEYNQEQVRDKDFLSIAETCKLLGASRMTLYRQIKNGKIQAAKIGSRTIIKREEIEKLFQR, via the coding sequence ATGAGCAGCAACATTCGAGTTCCCAAAATCTGTCAGCATTGCGGTACTGAGTTTATCGCCAAGACTACTGTGACCAAATTTTGTGGTGATAACTGTGCCAAGCGTGCCTACAAGAAACGCAAGAGAGATCAGAAGGTGCAGGAGATTGCCCCTACTGCAGTACAGAAACAAGAATACAATCAGGAGCAAGTCAGAGACAAAGACTTTCTAAGTATTGCCGAAACCTGCAAACTACTTGGTGCAAGTAGAATGACCCTGTACCGTCAAATCAAGAACGGGAAAATACAAGCTGCAAAAATTGGGAGCCGAACCATTATCAAGAGAGAAGAAATCGAAAAACTGTTTCAGAGATGA
- a CDS encoding DUF6660 family protein: protein MKYLSLIFATFTLMLSTVPIEGACRSNSYDGVYNYSNTESSQQESGNQDNENCPPLCGCQCSHVHAISFGNNRVIINLVFADNNKLPRNYNNGISFNLINAVWHPPKFS from the coding sequence ATGAAGTATTTATCTTTGATATTCGCCACGTTTACGCTGATGCTCTCCACAGTCCCTATTGAGGGAGCTTGTCGTAGTAACTCGTATGATGGTGTTTACAACTACTCAAATACAGAATCTAGTCAGCAGGAGAGCGGAAATCAGGATAACGAAAATTGCCCCCCACTCTGTGGTTGTCAATGTAGTCATGTACATGCAATCTCTTTTGGAAACAATAGGGTAATTATCAATCTGGTATTTGCGGATAATAATAAGTTGCCCAGAAACTACAACAATGGTATTTCTTTTAATTTAATAAATGCCGTTTGGCATCCCCCAAAGTTTTCCTAA
- a CDS encoding site-specific integrase: protein MKVTLRKRNQGGKTSLYLDYYHKGKRKTEYLKLYLSPNAKTKEEKEVNKKTLQLAETIRAQRQIEIQNGVYGFRDNEKLKGSFLAYIELLANQRQDSPGNYGNWTSMLKHLKAFCSYEVSFSDIDRQFIQDFKYYLDKKAIAHGDQKLSQNSKYSYFNKLRAALKQAVKDGILPTNPSEGVDAFKQGEPEREFLTLEELQAAANTECEIPQMKTAFIFSCLTGLRWSDINKLLWSEVQHSNDNGYYIRFRQKKTKGAETLPISEQAFGLLGERQAPEERVFKGLKYSAWHNLKLQQWMMKAGISKTITFHCARHTYATLQLTAGTDIYTVSKLLGHKELKTTQVYAKIIDEKKQEAANKIKLDL from the coding sequence ATGAAAGTAACACTAAGAAAACGCAATCAAGGTGGCAAGACCAGTCTATACCTCGACTACTACCACAAAGGGAAAAGGAAGACGGAATACCTCAAATTATACCTTTCTCCCAATGCAAAGACCAAAGAGGAAAAGGAAGTTAACAAAAAGACCCTTCAATTGGCTGAGACTATTAGAGCACAGCGACAAATCGAAATCCAAAACGGTGTATATGGATTCAGAGATAATGAGAAATTGAAAGGCAGCTTCCTTGCATACATTGAGCTACTGGCTAACCAGAGGCAGGATAGCCCTGGCAATTACGGCAATTGGACAAGTATGCTGAAACATCTAAAGGCTTTCTGTTCCTATGAGGTATCCTTCTCAGATATTGACCGACAGTTTATTCAGGATTTCAAATACTACCTTGATAAGAAGGCTATTGCACATGGTGACCAGAAACTATCTCAAAATTCTAAGTACTCCTACTTTAACAAGCTGCGAGCAGCTTTAAAGCAAGCAGTGAAAGACGGTATTCTACCTACCAACCCAAGTGAAGGAGTTGACGCCTTTAAACAAGGTGAACCTGAAAGAGAATTTCTGACTTTGGAGGAACTGCAAGCAGCAGCCAATACGGAATGTGAAATACCTCAGATGAAAACGGCATTCATATTTTCATGCCTTACTGGTTTGCGGTGGTCAGACATTAATAAGCTACTCTGGTCAGAGGTGCAGCACTCAAATGATAACGGGTATTACATCCGATTCAGACAAAAGAAAACCAAGGGAGCAGAAACCCTCCCTATTTCAGAACAAGCCTTTGGCTTGCTCGGTGAAAGGCAAGCTCCAGAAGAGCGAGTATTCAAAGGATTGAAATACTCTGCATGGCATAACCTGAAATTGCAACAATGGATGATGAAAGCTGGTATCTCCAAAACCATCACTTTCCATTGTGCCCGTCATACCTATGCCACTTTGCAGCTTACGGCAGGAACTGATATTTACACAGTCTCAAAGCTCTTAGGCCATAAGGAATTGAAGACCACCCAAGTCTATGCCAAAATCATAGATGAAAAGAAACAGGAAGCAGCCAACAAAATCAAACTTGACCTATGA